From the genome of Streptomyces sp. NBC_01260, one region includes:
- a CDS encoding glycoside hydrolase family 1 protein translates to MTHTQVPFPEGFLWGASTAAHQIEGNNTNSDWWVKEHTAGTHIQEPSLDACDSYHRWHEDMDVLAGLGFTDYRFSIEWARIEPAEGQFSRAELAHYRRMVEGAIERGLRPMITLHHFTVPQWFEARGGFTAEGATELFARYVAACAPVISEGVSHVCTINEPNMIAVMAGQAKRGDIGFPPAGLPTPDDETTQAVIAAHHAAVKEVKAINADIQVGWTIANQVYQALPGAEEVTAAYRHPREDIFIEASRGDDWIGVQSYTRTKIGPDGPIPTADDVERTLTQWEYYPSAVGHALRHTAEVVGRDIPLIVTENGIATDQDSRRIDYYTGALNEVASAIQDGLRVEGYLAWSALDNYEWGSYTPTFGLIGWNPETFERLPKPSAAWLGEMGRTRTLPRIAD, encoded by the coding sequence ATGACTCACACCCAGGTCCCGTTCCCCGAAGGCTTCCTGTGGGGTGCCTCCACGGCCGCCCACCAGATCGAGGGCAACAACACCAACAGCGACTGGTGGGTCAAGGAGCACACCGCGGGCACCCACATCCAGGAGCCCAGCCTGGACGCCTGCGACAGCTACCACCGCTGGCACGAGGACATGGACGTGCTGGCCGGACTGGGCTTCACCGACTACCGGTTCTCCATCGAGTGGGCCCGTATCGAGCCCGCCGAGGGGCAGTTCTCCCGGGCGGAGCTCGCCCACTACCGCCGTATGGTCGAGGGCGCCATCGAGCGCGGACTGCGCCCCATGATCACCCTGCACCACTTCACCGTGCCGCAGTGGTTCGAGGCGCGCGGCGGCTTCACCGCCGAGGGCGCGACCGAGCTGTTCGCCCGCTACGTCGCGGCCTGCGCACCGGTGATCAGCGAGGGTGTCAGCCACGTCTGCACCATCAACGAGCCGAACATGATCGCCGTGATGGCGGGCCAGGCCAAGCGCGGCGACATCGGCTTCCCGCCCGCCGGCCTGCCGACCCCCGACGACGAGACCACCCAGGCCGTCATCGCCGCCCACCACGCGGCCGTCAAGGAGGTCAAGGCGATCAACGCCGACATCCAGGTCGGCTGGACCATCGCCAACCAGGTCTACCAGGCCCTTCCCGGCGCCGAAGAGGTCACCGCGGCCTACCGCCACCCCCGTGAGGACATCTTCATCGAGGCCTCCCGCGGCGACGACTGGATCGGGGTGCAGTCCTACACCCGGACCAAGATCGGCCCGGACGGACCGATCCCCACCGCCGACGACGTGGAGCGCACCCTCACGCAGTGGGAGTACTACCCGTCCGCCGTCGGCCACGCGCTGCGCCACACCGCCGAGGTCGTCGGCCGCGACATTCCGCTGATCGTGACCGAGAACGGCATCGCGACCGACCAGGACAGCCGCCGGATCGACTACTACACCGGTGCCCTGAACGAGGTCGCCTCGGCCATCCAGGACGGCCTGCGCGTCGAGGGCTACCTCGCGTGGAGCGCCCTGGACAACTACGAGTGGGGCTCCTACACGCCGACCTTCGGCCTCATCGGCTGGAACCCGGAGACCTTCGAGCGGCTGCCGAAGCCGTCCGCCGCCTGGCTGGGCGAGATGGGCCGTACCCGCACGCTGCCGCGTATCGCCGACTGA
- a CDS encoding glucoamylase family protein has protein sequence MDRRTFLTATGTGAAALSLGAVSAPSANAVPATRSAPSADAAHSAHGLDAPLLLRWFRDTYRSIEAMTTDLGLAVDKIDVSGPGGPVQSRQTSPTNIGCGLWSTVAAGGLGVISEATMRRRLERTVRSVEKLERPHGFWLNWYDAHDGSVLTEWPGTGDPVRPFLSSVDNAWLITGLRIAADAAPALRPRIGRILAGADWSYYYTPFDPADPVAGPGQLRGGFWTDTEEPTGHHYGALNTEPRMASYLGIADGSLPADHYWHLLRTMLPGNEQEQQPQGSYVAMDGIHVWQGHYTHGGRKLVPTWGGSMFEALMVPLFVPEPEWSPKSWGRTHQRYVRSQIEHGMAEAEYGYWGFSPANIPEGGYQEYGVDALGMQLDGYASNTDRTYTADGAPLPPASAFTNGVVTPHASFLALPYAPAEAVANLRALDRDFGAYHDGYGFRDSVNVSTGRVSDYQLALDQGMIAAALAQAIRPGLLQRPFRTGGFRSRVRPLLAKERFSI, from the coding sequence ATGGACCGTCGCACGTTTCTCACCGCCACCGGGACCGGGGCTGCCGCTCTGTCCCTCGGAGCCGTGTCCGCGCCCTCGGCGAACGCCGTTCCCGCCACGCGGTCCGCGCCTTCCGCGGACGCCGCCCATTCGGCTCATGGCCTTGACGCACCGCTGCTGCTGCGCTGGTTCCGCGACACGTACCGCTCGATCGAGGCGATGACCACCGATCTGGGACTCGCCGTCGACAAGATCGACGTGAGCGGTCCGGGCGGTCCCGTTCAGTCGCGCCAGACCTCGCCCACCAATATCGGCTGCGGCCTGTGGTCGACCGTCGCCGCCGGCGGGCTCGGGGTGATCAGCGAGGCCACGATGCGGCGCCGGCTGGAACGCACGGTCCGGTCCGTGGAGAAGCTGGAGCGCCCGCACGGCTTCTGGCTCAACTGGTACGACGCGCACGACGGTTCGGTGCTGACCGAGTGGCCCGGCACCGGCGACCCGGTCCGTCCCTTCCTCTCCAGCGTCGACAACGCCTGGCTGATCACCGGTCTGCGCATCGCCGCGGACGCGGCTCCCGCGCTGCGGCCCCGCATCGGCCGCATCCTGGCGGGCGCCGACTGGTCCTACTACTACACACCCTTCGACCCGGCCGACCCCGTCGCCGGACCCGGCCAGCTGCGCGGCGGCTTCTGGACCGACACCGAGGAACCCACGGGCCATCACTACGGCGCGCTCAACACCGAGCCCCGGATGGCGAGCTATCTGGGTATCGCGGACGGGTCCCTGCCCGCCGACCACTACTGGCACCTGCTGCGCACCATGCTTCCCGGCAATGAGCAGGAGCAGCAGCCGCAGGGCAGTTACGTGGCGATGGACGGTATCCACGTCTGGCAGGGCCACTACACGCACGGCGGCCGCAAGCTCGTCCCCACCTGGGGCGGGTCGATGTTCGAGGCGCTGATGGTTCCGCTGTTCGTACCGGAGCCGGAATGGTCGCCGAAGTCGTGGGGCCGCACTCATCAGCGTTACGTGCGGAGCCAGATCGAGCACGGCATGGCGGAGGCGGAGTACGGGTACTGGGGCTTCTCCCCCGCCAACATTCCCGAGGGCGGGTATCAGGAGTACGGGGTCGACGCGCTCGGCATGCAGCTCGACGGCTACGCCTCCAACACGGACCGCACGTACACCGCGGACGGGGCTCCGCTGCCGCCCGCGTCGGCGTTCACCAACGGTGTGGTCACCCCGCACGCCTCGTTCCTCGCCCTGCCCTACGCGCCGGCCGAGGCGGTGGCGAACCTGCGGGCGCTGGACCGGGATTTCGGTGCCTATCACGACGGCTACGGGTTCCGGGACTCCGTCAACGTCTCCACCGGACGGGTCAGCGACTACCAGCTCGCCCTCGACCAGGGAATGATCGCCGCGGCACTGGCCCAGGCGATCCGGCCCGGACTGCTGCAGCGGCCGTTCCGGACCGGTGGGTTCCGTTCCCGGGTGCGGCCGCTGCTCGCCAAGGAGCGCTTCAGCATCTGA